From the Clostridium putrefaciens genome, one window contains:
- a CDS encoding U32 family peptidase, with amino-acid sequence MQKIELLAPAGSMESIYAAIKSGADAIYMGGSKFSARAYATNFNNEELIKAVDYIHLNEKKVYITLNTLIKQCELKDVIEYIGFLYEIGVDALITQDLAIAYIIKDRFKNFEIHASTQMTIHNGDSAMFLKDLGFKRIVLSRELSLEEIKYISDTLDIETEMFIHGALCICYSGQCLMSSIIGGRSGNRGRCAQPCRMPYTLINKDTKEEKSAFLLSPKDMCTLEDLEDIINTKTSSLKIEGRMKRPEYVAGVVETYKNAIDDILKDNERVSLEKEKKKLLQLFNREGFSKAYLYGNKGKDMMSYNYPKNTGVSIGIVDKDGYITLKESINLKDGIRYEDKGFTISKIILKGKEVLGAKIGEKVMLYPLEYKKSCELFKTLDTQLMKSYEGYYKEKTNILIKAKVTFEIGKPFSLEINYKDKVRTLQGAIVEKAKNRPLTKEKIIENLQKSSDNVLKIYDIRFESYEEGFIPISGINEIRRNILEKLEDEIIKEYKRNKVAENNYILKEKKLLQSPEVMVGVNTLMQLKAAIDSNIKDITINPYFRGSQSITSIDFSEIDKDTKIYIEIPTIVRKEFNSIVTFIEKNKENIAGIVTSNLGIINRFKNSISIIGSYKLNLYNNLSLNIMDEFTDLNCISIELNRKEIKEVLKKKRNNCQVFVYGKPELMVSEYCPIGSVNKCGLLGNTSSNSKPKCLEGEYVLKDRKNMDFLVKTDRFCRSHIYNPVPINLIDKIEELKGFGADSFRLDFIDEDYEKVISVLSVLKNKGLLDSTVDYTRGHYKRGVE; translated from the coding sequence ATGCAAAAAATCGAACTTTTAGCTCCGGCAGGGAGTATGGAAAGCATATATGCCGCTATAAAAAGTGGAGCTGATGCTATATATATGGGAGGAAGTAAATTTTCAGCAAGAGCATATGCCACTAATTTTAATAACGAAGAATTAATAAAAGCCGTAGATTATATACATTTAAATGAAAAGAAAGTTTATATAACATTAAATACACTAATAAAACAATGTGAATTAAAAGATGTAATAGAGTATATAGGATTTTTATATGAGATAGGTGTTGATGCGCTTATAACTCAAGATCTAGCCATAGCGTATATAATTAAAGATAGATTCAAAAACTTTGAAATTCATGCATCTACTCAAATGACAATACATAATGGAGATAGTGCAATGTTCCTTAAGGACTTAGGATTTAAACGGATAGTACTATCAAGGGAGCTATCTCTAGAAGAGATAAAGTATATATCAGATACTTTAGATATAGAAACTGAAATGTTTATCCATGGTGCTCTATGTATATGCTATTCAGGTCAATGCTTAATGAGCAGTATTATAGGCGGTAGGAGTGGAAATAGAGGCAGATGCGCCCAACCTTGTAGAATGCCCTATACATTAATTAATAAAGATACAAAAGAGGAAAAGAGTGCATTTTTATTAAGCCCAAAGGATATGTGTACCTTAGAAGATTTAGAAGATATAATAAACACTAAAACATCCTCTTTAAAAATTGAAGGAAGAATGAAAAGGCCCGAATATGTGGCAGGGGTTGTAGAAACTTATAAAAATGCTATAGATGATATATTAAAAGATAATGAAAGAGTGAGTTTAGAAAAAGAAAAGAAAAAGCTATTACAATTATTTAATAGAGAAGGATTTTCAAAGGCATATCTTTATGGAAATAAGGGAAAGGATATGATGTCTTATAATTATCCTAAAAATACAGGTGTATCTATAGGCATTGTTGATAAAGATGGATATATAACATTAAAAGAAAGTATAAATTTAAAGGATGGAATAAGATATGAGGATAAAGGATTTACTATATCTAAAATAATTTTAAAAGGTAAAGAGGTCTTAGGAGCTAAAATTGGAGAAAAGGTTATGCTTTATCCTCTAGAATATAAAAAGTCATGTGAATTATTTAAAACTTTAGATACACAGTTAATGAAAAGCTATGAGGGATATTATAAGGAAAAGACAAATATCCTAATAAAAGCTAAGGTGACATTTGAAATAGGTAAGCCCTTTTCCTTAGAGATTAACTATAAAGATAAAGTACGAACATTACAAGGTGCCATCGTAGAAAAAGCTAAAAATAGGCCCTTAACTAAGGAAAAGATAATAGAAAATCTTCAAAAGTCTTCAGATAATGTACTAAAGATATATGACATAAGATTTGAGTCTTATGAAGAAGGGTTTATACCTATTTCTGGAATAAATGAAATTAGACGAAATATTTTAGAAAAGTTAGAAGATGAAATAATAAAAGAATATAAAAGAAATAAGGTAGCTGAAAACAACTATATCTTAAAAGAGAAAAAGCTACTACAATCACCGGAAGTAATGGTGGGTGTAAATACTCTTATGCAGTTAAAAGCTGCAATTGATAGCAATATTAAAGATATAACTATAAATCCTTATTTTAGAGGGTCTCAGTCTATAACATCTATTGATTTTTCTGAAATAGATAAGGATACAAAGATATATATAGAGATACCTACAATAGTAAGAAAAGAATTTAATTCTATAGTAACCTTTATTGAAAAAAACAAAGAAAACATAGCAGGAATTGTTACATCAAATCTTGGAATAATAAATAGATTTAAAAATAGTATTAGTATAATTGGTAGTTATAAATTAAATTTATATAATAATTTATCATTAAACATAATGGATGAGTTTACAGATTTAAATTGTATAAGCATAGAACTTAATAGAAAAGAAATAAAAGAAGTTCTTAAAAAGAAAAGAAATAATTGTCAAGTATTTGTTTATGGAAAGCCTGAACTTATGGTAAGCGAATATTGCCCTATTGGAAGTGTAAATAAGTGCGGGCTTTTAGGAAATACATCATCTAATAGTAAACCGAAATGCTTAGAAGGTGAGTATGTACTAAAGGATAGGAAGAACATGGACTTTTTAGTTAAGACTGATAGGTTTTGTAGAAGTCATATATATAACCCGGTACCTATAAATCTAATAGATAAAATAGAAGAATTAAAAGGGTTTGGGGCAGATTCATTCAGGTTAGATTTTATTGATGAAGATTATGAAAAGGTAATATCAGTATTATCAGTATTAAAAAACAAAGGGTTATTGGATAGCACGGTAGATTATACTAGAGGGCATTATAAAAGGGGAGTAGAGTAA
- a CDS encoding cell division protein ZapA encodes MNVITIKISGIDYNLKGEESEEYLNEVASYVDKKLKSLMDNNKKLSVSSASVLTAMNVVDDVFKSQSKLLSLTENISKLEQRELELTDQLEVLKKQLIHMENYNDELKSKITYLESETNEKTDQEEVIKLQDQNKVFEESGKAYLKENRELKVDNKELKFQLQSAKYKLIDMQHRLLENQIDLVKIKKEKNPLIVDKAK; translated from the coding sequence TAAAAATAAGTGGAATAGATTACAATTTAAAAGGCGAAGAAAGTGAAGAATACTTAAATGAAGTTGCTAGTTATGTAGACAAAAAGTTAAAATCCTTAATGGACAATAATAAAAAGTTAAGCGTTTCATCTGCATCGGTGTTAACTGCAATGAATGTAGTAGATGATGTCTTTAAAAGTCAGTCTAAACTTTTAAGTCTCACAGAAAACATATCAAAACTCGAGCAAAGAGAGTTAGAACTTACAGATCAGCTAGAGGTCCTTAAGAAACAATTGATTCATATGGAAAATTATAATGATGAACTTAAAAGTAAGATAACTTACTTAGAGTCTGAAACTAATGAAAAAACTGATCAAGAAGAAGTAATTAAATTACAGGATCAGAATAAGGTTTTCGAAGAAAGTGGTAAAGCTTATTTAAAAGAAAACCGAGAACTTAAGGTAGATAATAAAGAATTAAAGTTTCAACTACAATCTGCTAAGTATAAACTTATAGATATGCAACATAGACTTTTAGAAAATCAAATTGATTTGGTAAAGATAAAAAAAGAAAAGAATCCACTAATAGTAGATAAAGCCAAGTGA